Genomic segment of Deltaproteobacteria bacterium:
CGATGGAGAAGGCCTACGGCTGTTGTCGTCCTTTTGTTGTGGGTGATCCCGAGGTCATGAGGCAGGCGTCTAGAGTGGCTGGGACAGAGTTGCGGGTCCGCCAAATCGGGGATCTGTCGGAAGCGAGGTTTTCGTTCTCTGAGATGGATGTTCTGTGCCCAGAGGGTGTACAAGTTCACGAGATAAGATGGGGAAGACTTGATCCTGCCATGGGCAGAGCTGCAGCACTGTGCTTGGAAGCGGCTTTCAAAATGGCTCTGGACAAGGAGGTTGACGGTGTTGTATCGGCACCGCTAAACAAGGAGGCGTTTCATCGGGCAGGATACAACTATTTAGACGAACTGGAATACCTGGCAGAGTTGACAGAGAGCGCCGAGCCCTTCACAATGGGAGTCATCGATTCTGTCTGGACAGTCGCCGTCACATCTCACGTGCCCTTTCGCGACATTGCCGCCATGATAAAGAAGGACAGGGTGGTCAGGTATCTCTGCCTCATGAACGATACATTGCGAAAAATCGGAGTGCAGGAACCAATGATCGCGGTGGCCGCTCTGAACGTTCACGGGGGGGAAGGGGGGCTCTGCGGGCGCGAGGAGGTGGACGAGATAATTCCGGCCATCGAGGAGGCAAGGAAGCTGGGTTTGCGGGTAGAGGGACCCTTCCCTGGCGATACCCTTTTCCTCAGGGTTATGGATGGGGGGTTTGCTGGGGTGGTCTGCATGTACCACGACCAGGCAAACATAGCACGGAAACTTCTCGCCAGAAGAAAAGGCGCCACGCTGCTCATGGGCCTGCCCGTTCCGGTGGGGACGACCGCCCATGGGACGGCATTCGACATTGCAGGAAAAGGGATCGCCGATCCGGGCAGCCTGAGCGATGCTCTCAGATATACCGCCAAGCTTTGCTCGCAGAGAGAGCAAGGGGTCAAACAAGGTGTCACCCATTGAAGGGCACCCTGTCGAAGGGCAACAGCTATCTGGAGTTCACCCAAGAAATTCAGGCTTCAAACAGAGTGGGTTGAGGTGGGTATCTTCCGGTCTCATCGTGCTGACGCACAGGGCCCTTCCCGATTCTTCTGAGTATTGCCTGGATGCCGTAGGCAAGAGCATAGTAGTGAAGGTCCGGGATACCGAAAACCCGCTTTGCCGCCTCGAGCACATGAAGAGCCAGGATCTTGAGCTTGGCCTGTGTGCCCAGCCTCAGGGCGGTGAAGTAGGCTGCTGCCAGGACAAGAAGTGAGGCAGTATTTTGCAGCCGGCCATAGAGTCAAGAGCCGAACGTCCTCAGAGGCGCAGCTGCCCTTGATAAAGCGGATCGTGTCCTCGATACGCCACCGGGTCATATGGGCCTCCACAATCTGCTACAAAACCCTGCGACTGCAGTGCATGGGCCGTGTGGTCAAAAGCATCATGGGCTCCCGGCCAACCCCCTTGACCACAACAAGCCACAAGGGCCGGTCCGAATGGTCGACCAGGCGAACGGGCCAAGAAAACCAAAACGGGTTCAGATGGGCCCTTTCTTCATTTCTTGATTCTCAAGTGGAAACCTCCTGTTGCCTGGCTCCTGAGCCCGGCGTGGTCTATGATAATGATCCTCGGTATCCCTTCCCGGGTGTTTTCTTTTCGGCCTTGGCTCTCAACCTGGGATTGTTAATCTATCATGCGGAGGTTAGGATGAGTTAAGAGGTGTTACGATCTTTAGAGCAAGTTGACCCCCTTTGTCCTGCCTATCGATCCAAAAAGGGGAGTCCGAGGGGAGGAAGAGGAAAAGAGAAGGGGCGAAGAAAAGGGGTACGGACATGTCCAATGTGCAAGAGGTCATTGAGAAACTGAAGGCCAGGGCCAAGCCCGAAAATGTGGAAGGAATGGTAAAATTCGGCATGACCGGTGATAAGAGGCTGGGAGTATCCGTCCCTGAGTTGCGCAAACTTGCCAGGGAGATCGGCAGAGATCACATGCTGGCCCTTGAGCTGTGGAAGACCGGAATTCCTGAAGCGAAGATAGTGGCCGGGATGGTCGGCGACCCGGAGAGGCTTACCGAGCGGCAGATGGAGAGCTGGGTAAAGGGATTTGATTCATGGGATGTGTGCGATCAGGTCTGCATGAATCTTTTTGAGAAATCTCCCCTGGTGATGAAGAAAATCCATGATTGGAGCGAGCGGGAGGAGGAGTTTGTCAAGCGGGCCGCCTATGCACTGATAGCCTGCCTCGCCTGGCACGACAAGGAAGCAAAAGACGAGGTATTCATTGAACTCCTCCCTCTCATAAAGCGCGGGGCTACGGATGGCCGGAACTTCGTCAAGAAGGCCGTGGACTGGGCACTGAGGAGTATCGGGAAAAGGAATCCAAGTCTCAACAGAGCCGCGATAAAGACAGCCGGAGAAATCCAGGGGGTTGATTCCAAATCTTCCCGCTGGATCGCCTCCAGTACCCTCCGCGAGCTGACAAGCGAAGCAGTTCAGGAAAGGCTCAAGAGAAACAGGTGACCAGGGGCAAAACATTTGAGCTGATCGGGTCGACTCCGCACACTTGACATTCAAGCGGAGGAACAAGGGGGATGAGGCCGTCCTAATTTGGCGGAAACAAGAATAATCGGAGGGAGAAATCATGGCAGAATCCCCTGAAAGGACTGGAAACTTCGTTGGTCACGACGGACTGAAGATCTTTTATCGCCAATTCCAGGCCGTTGGTGAGCGGGCGCGCCTGGTGATTGCCCACGGTTTGGGAGAGCACTCCGGTCGCTATGGGAATGTCGTAAATCGGCTGCTTCCTAGAGGCATATCGATCTGGATCCCGGATCATCGCGGACATGGCAGAAGCGAGGGCAAACGGGGACATATTTTGACCTTCGAGCAATACCACCTGGATTTGCGACTGATGATCGAGTCTGCCAGGGAGGGCCTCGCTGAGGGCGGAAAGGTTTTTCTCCTGGGACACAGTATGGGCGGTCTTATCGCGCTTTATCTCACTTTGCAAAGCCCTGAACTTATCGACGGCGTGATCGTCTCTTCACCGGGCCTGGGGATGGCAATTGAGGTGCCGGGAGTGAAAATCCTCTTGGGAAAGGCTATGTCTTTTCTCTGGCCCGGCTTGACCATGAGCAGCGCGTTAGACGCCACCAAAATCAGTCACGATAAAGAGGTTGTCAGGGCCTATGAAAACGATCCATTGGTACACGACAGGGTCAGCGTCCGCTGGTTTACCGAATTCTCGTCGGCCATGAAGACACTCAATCAGCGGGCATCAGAGGTATCCGTTCCGATCCTGATGCAAGTGGCCGGCAACGACCACCTGGTAAGTGCTCAGGCCAGTGAACTCTTTTTTCAAAAGCTGAAAGTTAACGACAAAACCCTCTACGTTTATGAGGGGTCGTATCACGAGATATACAACGAATCGGAAAATCAAAAAGAGAAAGCGCTCAACGACCTTGAAAAGTGGTTGGAAAACCACATTGAGTAAGCCCTGAACGATACTAGGCCCCTTCGGGCTGACAGGGTAAGGTGTTGCTGTTCTTGTCAAGCCTTTTGTCAAGCCGCCGTCTTGGCTTTGCGTTCTCTTACGGCCTCCTCGAATTCGGCATAGATCCTGTCCAGCTCTTTCTGTACGTGTTCTGGACGCGGTGCCGGTTTGTAGTTGTTCAGAATGTCGATGGATCTCTCGTATGCCAATTCGACAATATCCGGTGATCCGGCCTCTTGCCAACTCTCCCTGGTATTCCGGTTCATCAGTTTAGTCCGGGAGAGCCGCTTGAAATTCTGATAGGTATGGTCATGGGTGAGGAATTCACCGCCCGGTCCGACATCCTTGATCACGTCATAGGCGATGTTTGCTTCTGAAACCTGGATGCCCTCCACGACCTTGAGGACCATATCGAGAAACTCGTTTTGCAGCAATGCCGAAGCATAGTCCCATGTCAGCGCGCTGTCGAGCATCCCGACCCCGTAAATCATGTTGGCACCTGCCAACGCCGGTATAATGGCGGTCAGGGTGAACTCGTGGGCCGACTGGGCATCGACCTTCTTGCTATCCGTCTACCCACCGCCTACCCAGGAAGGCATCTTGTAGAACTGGGCCAGTTTTGCAAGGGCCGCGCTGATCATTGCCATCTCGGGAGCACCCATGGCTGCCAGCGTGGTGCTCAGGTCCATGATGCTGGTCGAGCCGGCGTACACCATCGGGGCGCCTCTCCGGACCAATTGGCCGAGAGTGACCGAACCCAACACTTCCGCGTTATGCGTGA
This window contains:
- a CDS encoding 4-hydroxythreonine-4-phosphate dehydrogenase PdxA; translation: MPIEKPVIAITMGDASGIGPEIIAKVLSMEKAYGCCRPFVVGDPEVMRQASRVAGTELRVRQIGDLSEARFSFSEMDVLCPEGVQVHEIRWGRLDPAMGRAAALCLEAAFKMALDKEVDGVVSAPLNKEAFHRAGYNYLDELEYLAELTESAEPFTMGVIDSVWTVAVTSHVPFRDIAAMIKKDRVVRYLCLMNDTLRKIGVQEPMIAVAALNVHGGEGGLCGREEVDEIIPAIEEARKLGLRVEGPFPGDTLFLRVMDGGFAGVVCMYHDQANIARKLLARRKGATLLMGLPVPVGTTAHGTAFDIAGKGIADPGSLSDALRYTAKLCSQREQGVKQGVTH
- a CDS encoding DNA alkylation repair protein, with the translated sequence MSNVQEVIEKLKARAKPENVEGMVKFGMTGDKRLGVSVPELRKLAREIGRDHMLALELWKTGIPEAKIVAGMVGDPERLTERQMESWVKGFDSWDVCDQVCMNLFEKSPLVMKKIHDWSEREEEFVKRAAYALIACLAWHDKEAKDEVFIELLPLIKRGATDGRNFVKKAVDWALRSIGKRNPSLNRAAIKTAGEIQGVDSKSSRWIASSTLRELTSEAVQERLKRNR
- a CDS encoding lysophospholipase produces the protein MAESPERTGNFVGHDGLKIFYRQFQAVGERARLVIAHGLGEHSGRYGNVVNRLLPRGISIWIPDHRGHGRSEGKRGHILTFEQYHLDLRLMIESAREGLAEGGKVFLLGHSMGGLIALYLTLQSPELIDGVIVSSPGLGMAIEVPGVKILLGKAMSFLWPGLTMSSALDATKISHDKEVVRAYENDPLVHDRVSVRWFTEFSSAMKTLNQRASEVSVPILMQVAGNDHLVSAQASELFFQKLKVNDKTLYVYEGSYHEIYNESENQKEKALNDLEKWLENHIE
- a CDS encoding trimethylamine methyltransferase family protein, yielding MTAIIPALAGANMIYGVGMLDSALTWDYASALLQNEFLDMVLKVVEGIQVSEANIAYDVIKDVGPGGEFLTHDHTYQNFKRLSRTKLMNRNTRESWQEAGSPDIVELAYERSIDILNNYKPAPRPEHVQKELDRIYAEFEEAVRERKAKTAA